A single window of Pseudomonadota bacterium DNA harbors:
- a CDS encoding 4Fe-4S binding protein, with protein MQFKTKLDAAWAYPTKLFVVNVSEWRYMKPVVKRAKCCHCEICSLYCPTGCIEDMGNYFGVDLDHCKGCGLCAKTCPVHAIKMVMEV; from the coding sequence ATGCAGTTTAAAACAAAATTAGACGCAGCCTGGGCTTATCCAACAAAATTGTTTGTGGTAAACGTCAGCGAGTGGAGATATATGAAGCCGGTAGTTAAAAGAGCAAAGTGCTGTCATTGTGAAATCTGCAGCCTCTATTGCCCCACCGGCTGTATAGAGGACATGGGAAACTACTTCGGGGTTGATCTGGATCATTGCAAAGGTTGTGGATTATGTGCAAAAACGTGTCCAGTCCATGCTATCAAGATGGTAATGGAGGTATGA
- a CDS encoding phenylglyoxylate dehydrogenase — MNDGLKSPSKIKVLDGNRAAAHAVTLCKPDVVCAYPITPQTDILETLYTFHAEGVLKAEMVEVESEHSAMGVLRGAALAGGRTFTATNSQGLALMYENCIYNATVRLPVVMVNVCREMAAPHAVTAGEQDIMMFKEAGWIQIHARSCQEIFDSVIIAYKLAEDSEIRIPVVVCYDGYFLSHQWEPVEIPSQEKVDQFLPPMKMSPSVDPGTALTFGPFLPPDLGTEYRYKQCIATEMAKTKLEEIEKDFQELFGRGYGGQIEEYRTEDADIILMALGSCAGTAMVAVDKKREEGIKVGLVRVRMFRPFPRERVVEALKNGKAVGVIDRNVCFGWNCGNLLMELKAALYGSGKNVPLLNFICGLCGSDITIEQIEKAIDMTATAAKGTPYKEVTWLDIE; from the coding sequence GTGAATGATGGGTTGAAATCTCCATCCAAGATAAAGGTTTTAGATGGCAATAGGGCAGCGGCTCATGCGGTAACCCTGTGTAAACCTGATGTAGTTTGTGCGTATCCCATCACGCCACAGACAGATATACTTGAAACCCTCTACACTTTTCATGCAGAGGGTGTCCTAAAGGCAGAGATGGTAGAAGTTGAAAGTGAACACTCGGCTATGGGTGTACTCAGGGGTGCAGCACTTGCTGGTGGTAGAACATTCACTGCAACCAATTCCCAGGGACTGGCGCTTATGTATGAAAACTGTATCTATAATGCCACTGTTCGGTTACCAGTTGTAATGGTTAATGTATGCAGGGAAATGGCTGCTCCTCATGCGGTAACTGCCGGTGAGCAGGATATTATGATGTTTAAAGAAGCGGGGTGGATTCAAATCCATGCACGTTCGTGCCAGGAGATTTTTGATTCTGTGATAATTGCATATAAATTGGCAGAAGATTCAGAAATAAGGATACCTGTTGTGGTCTGTTATGATGGTTACTTCCTTTCACATCAGTGGGAACCTGTGGAAATTCCATCCCAGGAAAAAGTAGATCAGTTTCTACCGCCTATGAAAATGAGCCCTTCTGTGGATCCCGGGACAGCTCTGACCTTTGGTCCCTTTTTGCCCCCCGACTTAGGCACCGAATACCGCTATAAACAGTGTATCGCCACAGAGATGGCTAAAACGAAACTCGAAGAGATAGAAAAGGATTTTCAGGAGCTTTTTGGGCGTGGCTATGGGGGTCAGATAGAAGAATATCGAACAGAGGATGCTGATATCATTTTAATGGCACTTGGAAGCTGTGCTGGTACAGCCATGGTTGCAGTTGATAAAAAGCGTGAAGAGGGAATAAAAGTCGGGTTAGTGAGGGTTAGGATGTTCAGGCCCTTTCCAAGAGAAAGGGTGGTAGAAGCGCTTAAAAATGGAAAGGCTGTGGGAGTAATTGACAGAAATGTCTGTTTTGGATGGAACTGCGGCAACCTGTTAATGGAATTAAAGGCTGCCCTTTATGGTTCAGGAAAAAATGTACCGCTCCTCAATTTTATATGCGGACTTTGCGGATCGGACATAACGATAGAGCAGATCGAAAAGGCAATTGATATGACAGCTACAGCTGCAAAGGGTACACCGTATAAAGAAGTGACCTGGCTTGATATTGAGTAA